One window of the Pseudofrankia sp. DC12 genome contains the following:
- the thiC gene encoding phosphomethylpyrimidine synthase ThiC: protein MERSAHPSPVSLPFPGSRRTYLTGPDGRLRVPMRQVALSNGDSVVLYDTSGPYTDPDVSVDVRRGLAPARDPWIEARGDTAGIPGPVDAGQRPAGPAPSEDDGRTGADGLLAGTSPPRRALPGRAVTQLAYARRGVVTREMEFVAVREGLDPAFVRAEIAAGRAVLPANVNHPESEPMAIGRDFLVKINANIGNSVVVSSVEEEVEKLVWATRWGADTVMDLSTGRDIHLTREWILRSSPVPVGTVPIYEALEKAGGRAEDLTWELYRDTVIEQAQQGVDYMTVHAGVLLRHIPLTADRRTGIVSRGGSILAAWCLAHHEENFLYAHFAELCEILRAYDVTFSLGDGLRPGSIADANDAAQLAELATLGELTTIAWEHDVQVMIEGPGHVPLNKIKENVDLQRELCHDAPFYTLGPLTTDIAPGYDHITSAIGAALIGWHGTAMLCYVTPKEHLGLPDRDDVKAGVIAYKIAAHAADLAKGHPGAQAWDDALSAARFDFRWTDQFHLALDPETAQAFHDETLPAAPAKSAHFCSMCGPHFCSMKISHDVRRQAATQGLDPDDAVEAGLRAKAAEFTAAGSRLYLPVLPASDSRSPAVSSPTAAEDRPST, encoded by the coding sequence ATGGAGCGTTCCGCTCACCCCAGCCCCGTGTCCCTTCCCTTTCCGGGAAGCCGGCGGACCTACCTGACCGGACCCGACGGGCGGCTCCGGGTCCCGATGCGGCAGGTGGCGCTGTCCAACGGCGACTCGGTGGTTCTCTACGACACCTCAGGTCCTTACACCGATCCCGACGTCTCCGTCGACGTGCGGCGTGGCCTCGCCCCCGCGCGCGACCCGTGGATCGAGGCCCGCGGCGACACGGCCGGGATCCCGGGGCCGGTCGACGCCGGGCAGCGGCCGGCCGGGCCGGCGCCGTCCGAGGATGACGGCCGGACGGGCGCGGATGGCCTCCTCGCCGGAACTAGTCCGCCGCGACGGGCCCTGCCCGGCCGGGCCGTCACCCAGCTGGCCTACGCACGCCGTGGCGTGGTCACCCGGGAGATGGAGTTCGTCGCCGTGCGCGAGGGACTTGACCCCGCCTTCGTCCGCGCGGAGATCGCCGCCGGCCGGGCGGTTCTACCGGCGAATGTCAACCATCCTGAGTCGGAGCCGATGGCGATCGGCCGCGACTTCCTGGTGAAGATCAACGCCAACATCGGCAACTCGGTGGTCGTCTCCTCCGTCGAGGAGGAGGTGGAGAAGCTGGTGTGGGCGACCCGCTGGGGCGCGGACACTGTCATGGACCTCTCCACCGGCCGCGACATCCACCTCACCCGGGAGTGGATCCTGCGGAGCTCACCGGTGCCGGTCGGGACCGTGCCGATCTACGAGGCCCTGGAGAAGGCCGGCGGGCGTGCGGAGGACCTGACCTGGGAGCTGTACCGCGACACGGTGATCGAGCAGGCCCAGCAGGGCGTCGACTACATGACGGTCCATGCCGGCGTGCTGCTGCGCCACATCCCGCTGACGGCGGACCGACGCACGGGGATCGTCTCTCGTGGCGGGTCGATCCTGGCGGCCTGGTGCCTCGCGCATCACGAGGAGAACTTCCTCTACGCCCACTTCGCCGAGCTGTGCGAGATCCTGCGCGCGTACGACGTCACCTTCTCGCTGGGCGACGGGCTACGGCCCGGCTCGATCGCCGACGCGAACGACGCCGCCCAGCTCGCCGAGCTGGCGACCCTCGGCGAGCTGACGACGATCGCCTGGGAGCACGACGTCCAAGTCATGATCGAGGGGCCCGGGCACGTCCCCCTCAACAAGATCAAAGAGAATGTCGACCTCCAGCGCGAGCTGTGCCACGACGCGCCGTTCTACACGCTCGGGCCGCTGACCACCGACATCGCGCCTGGCTACGACCACATCACCTCAGCCATCGGCGCCGCGCTGATCGGCTGGCATGGCACCGCGATGCTCTGCTACGTCACCCCCAAGGAGCATCTGGGCCTGCCGGACCGAGACGACGTCAAGGCCGGCGTCATCGCCTACAAGATCGCCGCGCACGCCGCCGACCTCGCCAAGGGGCATCCTGGCGCGCAGGCCTGGGACGACGCCCTGTCCGCCGCCCGCTTCGACTTCCGCTGGACCGACCAGTTCCACCTGGCCCTCGACCCGGAGACCGCACAGGCCTTCCACGACGAGACGCTGCCGGCCGCGCCGGCGAAGTCCGCCCACTTTTGTTCGATGTGCGGCCCCCACTTCTGCTCGATGAAGATCAGCCACGACGTCCGCCGCCAGGCGGCGACGCAAGGCCTCGACCCCGACGACGCAGTCGAAGCAGGTCTGCGCGCCAAAGCCGCCGAGTTCACCGCCGCCGGTTCCCGCCTCTACCTGCCCGTTCTGCCCGCCTCGGACAGCCGGTCGCCAGCGGTTTCTTCGCCCACCGCGGCGGAGGACCGGCCGAGCACCTGA